Proteins encoded together in one Kutzneria kofuensis window:
- a CDS encoding sialidase family protein produces MSFQPLTAHASVETSHQSAMAWRGTGADTTIWWSQFDGTNWSAQQPLTDRHTEAAPAMTIGPSGLLMAWRGSGSDTTIWWSQYDGSFWTAPQQLADRRTDLSPTLGHDAFGRVVMAWRGAGPDDHIWWSMFTGSSWSAQQPLTDRRTSAAPALTLAGGSLVMAWRGTGSDSTIWWSRFDGATWSGQLQLADRRTDYAPALGTDDYGHVVMAWRGTGPDSLIWWSQFTGSSWSAQQALTDRRTDAAPALGQSTFSGMLMSWRGTGPDNHIWWSKLTGGAWSPQQGLSDRRTDGSPALGYAP; encoded by the coding sequence TTGTCGTTTCAACCCCTGACCGCCCACGCTTCCGTCGAGACCAGCCACCAGTCCGCGATGGCCTGGCGGGGCACCGGGGCCGACACCACCATTTGGTGGTCCCAATTCGACGGGACCAACTGGTCCGCCCAGCAGCCCCTCACCGACCGCCACACCGAGGCCGCTCCCGCCATGACCATCGGGCCCTCCGGGTTGCTGATGGCTTGGCGGGGTTCCGGTTCCGACACCACCATTTGGTGGTCCCAGTACGACGGCTCCTTCTGGACCGCTCCGCAGCAGCTCGCCGACCGCCGCACCGACTTGTCCCCCACGCTCGGCCACGACGCCTTCGGCCGTGTTGTCATGGCTTGGCGCGGCGCCGGCCCCGATGACCACATCTGGTGGTCCATGTTCACCGGTTCGTCCTGGTCCGCCCAGCAGCCCCTCACCGACCGCCGGACCTCCGCCGCCCCCGCGCTCACCCTCGCCGGCGGTTCCCTCGTGATGGCCTGGCGGGGCACCGGTTCCGACAGCACCATCTGGTGGTCTCGGTTCGACGGCGCCACTTGGTCCGGCCAGCTACAGCTCGCCGACCGTCGCACCGACTACGCCCCCGCCCTCGGCACCGACGACTACGGCCATGTCGTCATGGCTTGGCGCGGCACCGGGCCCGACAGCCTGATCTGGTGGTCCCAGTTCACCGGCTCCTCGTGGTCCGCCCAGCAGGCCCTCACCGACCGCCGCACCGACGCCGCTCCCGCCCTCGGCCAGAGCACCTTCTCCGGCATGCTCATGTCGTGGCGCGGCACCGGCCCCGACAACCACATCTGGTGGTCCAAGCTGACCGGCGGCGCCTGGTCCCCGCAGCAGGGCCTCTCCGACCGCCGCACCGACGGCTCCCCCGCCCTGGGCTACGCCCCGTAA